The stretch of DNA GTGGGCGTCGGTGGGGGTGAAGATGGCCATGCGGCCGGGGGTCATGAGTAGAGGGAGGAAGGAGGAATCGGAAACTTGAGGGTCGCTAGAGAGGAAGGAGGAAGGCGACGTTGGAATGGAAGAACCACCCCACCGGCTGTCGCCGGTCCCCCCCTCCTTTGGAAAAGGAGGGGAGTTGTGGAAGAGGAGGTCCTTTTCTTCGTCGTAGGGGCCGTCGTCGGTGAGGAAGTCGCGGTCGATGACGTCGATGATTTCCGTGCCTTCAAGGCAGAATTGCAGGTCGATGTAGCGACGGTGGCTCTCCCAACGGCACTCCTCCCGCGGGAGGGTTTCGTAGCGGTGCTGGTTGACGAAGATGTCGTCGCCCTCGATCGGATAGATGCCGTCGGGTAATTCCGGGTCGCGGTGGTCCATCCAGTCGAGGACTTTCCGCCACGCCGGCGAGGTCAGAAGCGGACGATAGGTGGAGGGAGTTTTGTGGTTTGCGTAGAGCACGTATCGGTTGTCGGTTTTCGGTGATCGGTTGTCAGTAGTCAGTAGTCAGTAGACGGTAGACGGTGGTCGGTGGTCGGTGATCAGTAGACAGTAGGCAGTGGACGGTATTCGGAAATCGGTGGGAGAAGGTGGGATCTAACTGTGTTTTTTACAAAATAGATGATGCTTTGCGATCATGGTTCCTAGCATCCTTCCAATATGACGGGAGGCTTCAATCAATTCGTCAGCCTCTTTCTCCGAAATGTATCCACAATCTTTCGCGGTGTGGATCCAATGTCGCGTTTCTTGATTCTCCCCGTCCGAGTCAGTCAGCTTACTCAAAAAAATGGGCGGGATAGCTTCGCTTCGCCCAAGCTTCAGCAAGATTTGCCCCAATGGAACGGGAACTTCGGCGAATCTGATCCGTCAATGAGTAGATCTCACCTTGAGGCCATTCTTGACTGATCTTGAAAATGGACTGCTGGAACCGGAAGGCGCACTGATAAGTTTCCAGATCTTCAAAATTTTGCACGGTCCGTTCCACAACTGCTTCTTACTGACTTACCGGCTACTTAATTCTGACATACCGACGACAGACCACTGATCACCGCTTCGCGGCGCCCAGGAGTTTCGCTATCAGGGGGGCTAGGGTTTGGGCTTTGCGGCGCCAGGTGCGGAGGGCTTTGAGGCGGCGTTCGAGAATGGCGCGCTCTTCAGGGTCGGCGAGGTCGAGGGAGGCTTCGAGGTCATCGAGGCTCTCGGTAGAGTCTTTGAGGTGCGGGAGGACCGTCGCTTGGAGGACGCCGTCGAGGAGACGGCGGATCGACAATTCCGGCTCATAGGTCGTCCGGCGGGAACCGGGGGTCTTGACGGTGTGGATCGCCCCCATGCGGTGGAGGAAGTTGAGTCCCATGGAAACGGATCCCTTGGAGATGCCGAGCTTCTCGGTGAGGTCGTCCAGACCGAGCGGCTGAGGGCTGGCGAAGAGGAGTCCGAAGATCGACCCCACCGAACGCGGCAGCGAAAAGGCGCTGGCCCAGGAAACGCCGAGTTCGACCATTTTTTCTTCGAAGGGGGACATTTGGCGGTGAGTCGGTGAGACAGTGAGGCAGTGGGTCGGGAACTCGGTGATGTGCGGGGAAAGCGAACGACTGAAGTCGATCGCGAACGGGGATAGTGAAGGGCCGGGGATCGGTGGTCGGTGGTCGGTGGTCGGCTAGACTGAGGCGTTTAGGGAAACTTAAACTGGGAACGGGGAACCGGGAACTGGGGGACTCATTCCTTGAAATGGCGGAAGGCGGAAGGGCCAAGCTTTGCTTGGAGGTTTGAGGATTGGGTCGAGAGCTGGACGTGTCCTGCGAAGCTACTAAGCGAAGCACGGAAGCTCTCGCTACTTTGGTTTTCGGATTGGACGCTGGCAGCCTGGGGGACGTTTCGAGTAGAACAGGCAGCTTGCCTGTTTCCCGAAAGAGCGGTGCGGACGTCGGGAGGAGTCGGTAATCAGTGCTCTGTGGACGGTGAACGGTCGTCGGTTAGACGGTTTTGGGAAGAGCCGCGGGGCCAAGCTTTGCTTGGAGGTTTGAGGATTGGGTCGAGAGCTGGAAGCTCTCGCTACTTTGGTTTTCGGGTTGGCGACTGGCAGCCTAGGGGACGTTTCGAGTAGAACAGGCAGCTTGCCTGTTTCGCGAAAGAGCGGTGCGGGCGTGGGGCGTTTGTTCCTGGCTTTCGTTGCGTTCGGACTATAAACTTTCCAGCAGGTTTTTTACTGCGGGCTTTACTTTCGTCATCCCGTTGGTAGCCGCATCCCAGATGATAGAATCTTCGGTTCGGAAATATCCGTGAGCCAAGATATCCCGGAATCCAGCGATAGCTCGCCAAGGGACCTCTGGCCTGCTTTCCAATAAATCTTGAGGGAGACTTTTGACTGCCTCTCCGACAATTTCCAATTGTCTCGTCACCGCATCGACGGTCTTTCGGTCGCTCTCGAACGCCTCAAAGTCGTATCCTGCGGTATATTCCTGGATCGCACGGATCGCGTCGAGGATGTCCTCTAATCGTAGATCCGGATCACGCGACATCGAGCAGTTCGTGCTTAATTCTTTGGTAGAATCGATCCGGGCAGGCGGGTCTCGAATAGAGATCCACCGGTTTTCCCAACAGGTCTTCCAAGTAGAATTTTACCCCCATAAAATTCTCCAACTTGGGCGGAGAATCAAACTCGACCAGAAAGTCGTAGTCTCGACCCTCGGGCTCATTGCGCGCGG from Puniceicoccus vermicola encodes:
- a CDS encoding four helix bundle protein produces the protein MGQILLKLGRSEAIPPIFLSKLTDSDGENQETRHWIHTAKDCGYISEKEADELIEASRHIGRMLGTMIAKHHLFCKKHS
- a CDS encoding HepT-like ribonuclease domain-containing protein; its protein translation is MSRDPDLRLEDILDAIRAIQEYTAGYDFEAFESDRKTVDAVTRQLEIVGEAVKSLPQDLLESRPEVPWRAIAGFRDILAHGYFRTEDSIIWDAATNGMTKVKPAVKNLLESL
- a CDS encoding YhcH/YjgK/YiaL family protein, which codes for MLYANHKTPSTYRPLLTSPAWRKVLDWMDHRDPELPDGIYPIEGDDIFVNQHRYETLPREECRWESHRRYIDLQFCLEGTEIIDVIDRDFLTDDGPYDEEKDLLFHNSPPFPKEGGTGDSRWGGSSIPTSPSSFLSSDPQVSDSSFLPLLMTPGRMAIFTPTDAHRPKVSVNQPTPVRKFVVKISLEAIR
- a CDS encoding GbsR/MarR family transcriptional regulator; the encoded protein is MSPFEEKMVELGVSWASAFSLPRSVGSIFGLLFASPQPLGLDDLTEKLGISKGSVSMGLNFLHRMGAIHTVKTPGSRRTTYEPELSIRRLLDGVLQATVLPHLKDSTESLDDLEASLDLADPEERAILERRLKALRTWRRKAQTLAPLIAKLLGAAKR
- a CDS encoding nucleotidyltransferase family protein, producing the protein MPDSAATSEQVRQLVATGKPRLEAWGVKRLSLFGSAARNEPEGRDYDFLVEFDSPPKLENFMGVKFYLEDLLGKPVDLYSRPACPDRFYQRIKHELLDVA
- a CDS encoding four helix bundle protein; translation: MERTVQNFEDLETYQCAFRFQQSIFKISQEWPQGEIYSLTDQIRRSSRSIGANLAEAWAKRSYPAHFFE